One genomic window of Bradyrhizobium sp. CCGE-LA001 includes the following:
- a CDS encoding AMP-binding protein: MTSHKVPAAEDCVLRYLLERWGRETPDQVYATFDDGSQLKYRDLLHLARRTGNALQSLGVKQGDTVLVWLPNGPDCLRAWFGINMIGAVYVPINTAYRGGILQHVVTNAGAAVAIVHASLLPRLGDIDRRELRKIVVIGGEPAPVEGIEALPASALDSASSDAPMTERPIEPWDTQSIIYTSGTTGPSKGVLSSYAHLYAMGRGISADRDGIPYLDASDTFMVNLPLFHVGGTAPSYAMLINGGSIAMVDRFDTATFWSTVAKTNTTMVILLGVMASFLMKRTDSGEEKGSPLKNVTVIPLSEEGIAFGKRYGITTHTLFNMSEVSCPLAAEPNPTVAAACGKPRAGIEVRLVDAHDCEVAPGEIGELIIRSDAPWAMNHGYNKAPEATALAWRNGWFHTGDAFRVDRDGNYFFVDRFKDAIRRRGENISSFEVELEVAAHPAIREAAVVSVPSEHGEDDVLVAVSLAEGQALDPAELIHFLKPRMAHFMVPRYVRVLGDLPKTPTNKVEKYLLRRDGVTPDTFDRDAAGIVIKSEPMRTRG, encoded by the coding sequence ATGACGAGCCACAAGGTTCCCGCCGCCGAGGATTGCGTCCTGCGGTACCTGCTCGAACGTTGGGGACGCGAGACGCCGGATCAGGTCTATGCGACCTTCGACGACGGCAGCCAGCTGAAATATCGCGATCTCCTGCATTTGGCGCGACGGACCGGCAACGCGCTGCAATCGCTGGGCGTGAAGCAGGGAGACACCGTCCTCGTTTGGCTGCCGAATGGTCCTGACTGCCTGCGCGCCTGGTTCGGCATCAACATGATCGGCGCCGTCTACGTGCCGATCAATACCGCCTATCGCGGTGGCATTCTCCAGCATGTCGTCACCAACGCGGGAGCGGCGGTCGCGATCGTCCACGCCAGCCTGCTGCCGCGGCTCGGCGACATCGACAGGCGCGAGTTGCGCAAGATCGTCGTGATCGGCGGCGAACCGGCCCCGGTCGAGGGGATCGAGGCTCTCCCGGCGAGCGCGCTCGACTCGGCATCCTCGGATGCCCCAATGACCGAGCGCCCGATCGAACCGTGGGACACTCAGTCGATCATCTATACGTCCGGCACGACCGGCCCTTCGAAGGGCGTGCTGTCGTCCTATGCGCATCTCTATGCCATGGGACGGGGCATCTCGGCGGACAGGGACGGCATTCCTTATCTCGACGCCAGCGACACTTTCATGGTGAACCTCCCCCTCTTCCACGTCGGCGGCACGGCGCCGAGCTACGCCATGCTGATCAATGGCGGCTCGATCGCCATGGTCGATCGCTTCGACACCGCTACATTCTGGTCCACGGTCGCGAAGACCAACACCACGATGGTAATCCTGCTCGGCGTCATGGCGAGCTTCCTGATGAAGCGGACCGACAGCGGCGAGGAGAAGGGCAGCCCGCTCAAGAACGTCACGGTCATTCCGCTCAGCGAGGAAGGTATCGCCTTCGGCAAGCGCTACGGCATCACGACCCACACGCTCTTCAACATGTCGGAGGTCTCCTGCCCGCTGGCAGCCGAGCCGAATCCGACCGTTGCGGCAGCCTGCGGCAAGCCGCGGGCCGGCATCGAGGTTCGCCTCGTCGATGCCCATGACTGCGAGGTCGCGCCGGGCGAAATCGGCGAATTGATCATTCGATCCGACGCGCCCTGGGCCATGAATCATGGTTACAACAAGGCCCCCGAGGCGACTGCGCTTGCCTGGCGGAATGGCTGGTTTCACACCGGCGACGCTTTCCGCGTCGATCGCGATGGAAACTATTTCTTCGTCGACCGGTTCAAGGATGCCATCCGTCGGCGCGGCGAAAACATTTCCTCGTTCGAGGTCGAGCTCGAAGTGGCCGCACACCCTGCGATCCGGGAGGCTGCGGTCGTCTCCGTCCCGAGCGAACATGGCGAAGATGATGTCCTCGTCGCGGTCTCCCTCGCCGAGGGACAGGCGCTCGATCCAGCGGAGCTCATCCACTTTCTCAAGCCGCGAATGGCCCACTTCATGGTGCCCCGCTACGTCCGCGTCCTGGGAGACCTGCCGAAGACGCCGACTAACAAGGTAGAAAAGTATTTGCTGCGCAGAGACGGAGTCACGCCGGACACCTTCGACCGTGATGCAGCCGGCATTGTGATCAAGAGCGAGCCGATGCGAACGCGTGGTTGA
- a CDS encoding MarR family winged helix-turn-helix transcriptional regulator — translation MGGTSIISRKHGDDRDIELKRRARDAQRDFSAIRDEHLTKWHVDPSQLRVYTWGRRLWTTKYYVNIITHLRGNARMPSVTRTGPKNSREQPAGNSARDHLNNKLFFRLFQAANIYETQAVRVLNFSAVTGATLGALYRDPKGMLFSELYTYLGVSRQNLDAVLKGLEKKGLVERVEAEDDRRKRMVSLTPAGIEAWRDLHERSLEFFRQGTNGVSAAEITGCFETLSRIARGLRAIEPD, via the coding sequence ATGGGCGGAACCAGCATCATCAGCAGGAAACACGGTGACGACCGGGATATCGAGCTCAAACGCCGCGCGCGCGATGCGCAGCGCGATTTCTCCGCGATTCGCGATGAGCATCTTACCAAATGGCATGTCGATCCTTCCCAGCTCCGGGTCTACACCTGGGGCCGAAGGCTATGGACAACCAAATATTATGTCAATATCATTACACATCTCAGGGGGAATGCGCGAATGCCGTCGGTAACCAGGACCGGGCCAAAGAATAGCCGAGAGCAGCCGGCCGGCAATTCCGCGCGTGACCACCTCAACAACAAGCTCTTCTTCAGGCTGTTTCAAGCCGCCAACATCTACGAGACCCAGGCGGTGCGGGTTCTGAATTTCTCGGCCGTGACTGGCGCAACGCTGGGCGCGCTATACCGCGATCCCAAGGGCATGCTGTTCTCGGAACTCTACACCTATCTCGGCGTGAGCCGCCAGAATCTCGACGCCGTGCTGAAGGGCCTGGAAAAGAAGGGCCTCGTGGAGCGCGTCGAGGCCGAGGACGATCGCCGCAAGCGGATGGTGAGCCTGACACCCGCCGGCATCGAGGCGTGGCGAGATTTGCACGAACGCTCGCTGGAATTCTTCCGGCAAGGGACCAACGGCGTGTCGGCCGCGGAAATCACCGGTTGCTTCGAAACGCTGTCCCGCATCGCGCGAGGGCTGCGCGCCATCGAGCCGGACTGA
- a CDS encoding acetyl-CoA carboxylase family protein, with protein MLIANRGEIALRIARAAFELDIPVVTVFPADDAGSAHARTGSETRELPGVGTAAYLDIAAMVEAARQTGCDAVHPGYGFLSENPDFARAVAAAGMTFIGPAAETLELFGNKAEARRHARKADVPVLEGSAGPVSEAEAAAYLDKLGSGGAIMIKAVAGGGGRGMRVVSTAADLPAAWERCRSEAQAAFGADALYVERYLPNARHIEVQIVGDGHSVVHFGERDCTIQRRHQKVVEMAPCRSLAPKVREAICDASVRMAGSAAYRGLGTFEFLMPAEGGSFVFIEANPRLQVEHTVTEEIYGIDLVKTQIRVASGLRLRDIGLGSAPVARGGAIQFRVNMEKMTADGGSRPTGGVVTGFTLPSGPGIRVDTFGYVGYRTSPRYDSLLAKVIAYSPEGMDDAIRRGRRALEDFRIDGLETNIPVLRALATNQDFLADRVSTKFLEQHLESILAAAASFANRDDLPARRARDVRDVDPLGVFDAKVAIPPLQPAAARGPQVAHVPEGLVAVPAPLQGTIVACNVARGDRVRAGQQVFAIESMKMEHVIVAPAAGVVEDILASPGDTIFEAEPLLHIVPSDDDAAGVETAEAIDLDHIRGDLAEALARRAERLDEGRPDAVARRRKTNQRTARENIADLCDPDSFIEYGGLALAAQRQRRSLEELRRMSPADGLITGVGAVNGELFGDEQSRCAVMAYDYTVFAGTQGVVNHKKKDRLLTLADRWSLPVVLFAEGGGGRPGDEWPTPAGLETTTFTKLGGINGKVPLVGVVSGRCFAGNAALLGSCDVIIADRTSNIGMGGPAMIEGGGLGVFRPEDIGPVDVQAPNGVIDVLVEDEAEGVAAAKKYLGYFQGRTGDWSCADQRLLRHAVPENRLRAYDVRPIIETLADAGSVLELRPSFGRGMITAFARIEGTPVGLIANDSRHLGGAIDADGGDKAARFIQLCDGFGIPIVSLCDTPGMMVGPEVEKTAQVRHVSRVFVAASRATVPYFTVVLRKAYGLGALAMAGGSSQMSFFMVAWPSAEFGAMGLEGAVKLAYRKELAAIEDPAARKAWFDQMVAKSYEDNKALSGATFLEVDDVIDPCATRRWIVRGLKASMQPGRFSERRTTRVDLW; from the coding sequence ATGCTCATCGCGAATCGCGGAGAAATCGCGCTGCGCATCGCGCGCGCGGCGTTTGAGCTCGATATCCCGGTCGTCACCGTGTTTCCTGCTGATGATGCTGGTTCCGCCCATGCGCGGACTGGCAGCGAGACGCGGGAATTGCCCGGCGTAGGGACCGCAGCCTATCTCGATATCGCGGCGATGGTCGAGGCGGCGCGGCAGACCGGTTGCGATGCGGTGCATCCCGGCTACGGATTTCTGTCAGAGAATCCGGACTTCGCGCGCGCCGTAGCGGCCGCCGGCATGACCTTCATTGGTCCGGCCGCGGAGACGCTCGAGCTGTTCGGAAACAAGGCGGAGGCGCGGCGGCATGCGCGCAAGGCCGACGTGCCCGTGCTCGAGGGATCGGCCGGACCGGTTTCGGAAGCCGAAGCGGCGGCCTACCTCGACAAGCTCGGCAGCGGGGGCGCGATCATGATCAAGGCGGTCGCCGGGGGCGGGGGCCGTGGCATGCGCGTGGTGTCGACGGCTGCCGACCTTCCCGCCGCCTGGGAGCGTTGCCGCTCCGAGGCGCAGGCAGCATTTGGCGCCGATGCACTCTATGTCGAGCGCTATTTGCCGAACGCGCGCCATATCGAAGTGCAGATCGTCGGCGACGGGCACAGCGTCGTCCACTTCGGCGAGCGCGACTGCACCATTCAGCGGCGTCACCAGAAGGTGGTCGAGATGGCGCCGTGCCGGAGCCTCGCGCCCAAAGTCCGTGAGGCGATTTGCGACGCCTCGGTGCGCATGGCCGGCAGCGCGGCGTATCGGGGCTTGGGGACCTTCGAGTTTCTGATGCCTGCGGAGGGCGGCAGTTTCGTCTTCATCGAAGCCAATCCGCGCCTCCAGGTGGAGCACACGGTGACCGAGGAGATTTACGGGATCGACCTCGTCAAGACGCAGATCCGGGTCGCCTCTGGCCTGCGGCTGCGCGACATAGGTCTCGGCAGCGCGCCTGTTGCGCGCGGCGGCGCGATCCAGTTCCGCGTCAACATGGAGAAGATGACGGCCGATGGCGGCTCGCGGCCGACCGGCGGCGTCGTGACCGGCTTCACCTTGCCGAGCGGCCCGGGAATCCGCGTCGATACGTTCGGATATGTCGGCTATCGCACGAGCCCCCGCTATGATTCCCTTCTCGCGAAGGTCATTGCCTATTCGCCGGAGGGCATGGACGACGCCATCCGGCGCGGCCGGCGGGCGCTGGAGGATTTTCGCATCGACGGCCTTGAGACCAACATTCCCGTGCTGAGGGCCCTCGCTACAAACCAGGACTTTCTGGCCGACCGCGTCTCGACGAAATTCCTGGAGCAGCACCTCGAAAGTATTCTTGCGGCCGCCGCCAGCTTTGCAAACCGGGACGACCTGCCGGCCAGGCGGGCGAGGGATGTCCGCGACGTCGATCCGCTCGGCGTGTTCGATGCGAAGGTCGCCATTCCACCATTGCAACCGGCTGCGGCGCGCGGACCGCAGGTAGCGCATGTTCCCGAGGGACTCGTCGCTGTGCCGGCGCCGCTGCAGGGCACGATCGTCGCCTGCAATGTGGCTCGGGGTGACCGGGTGCGCGCGGGACAGCAGGTGTTCGCGATCGAGTCCATGAAGATGGAGCATGTCATCGTGGCGCCGGCCGCGGGCGTGGTCGAAGACATTCTCGCCTCGCCTGGTGACACGATTTTCGAGGCCGAGCCATTGCTGCACATCGTCCCATCGGACGACGACGCTGCCGGTGTCGAGACGGCCGAGGCGATCGATCTCGATCACATTCGCGGTGATCTCGCCGAAGCGCTCGCGCGCCGCGCGGAGCGGCTCGACGAGGGACGGCCGGATGCTGTCGCACGTCGCCGCAAGACCAACCAGCGCACCGCGCGCGAGAACATCGCCGACCTCTGCGATCCCGACTCGTTCATCGAATATGGCGGCCTCGCGCTCGCCGCGCAGCGCCAGCGTCGCTCGCTGGAGGAGCTGCGCCGCATGAGTCCTGCCGACGGCTTGATCACCGGCGTTGGCGCTGTCAATGGCGAGCTTTTCGGTGACGAGCAGTCGCGCTGCGCGGTCATGGCCTACGACTACACGGTGTTCGCGGGCACGCAGGGCGTCGTCAATCACAAGAAGAAGGATCGGCTGCTGACGCTCGCTGACCGATGGTCGCTTCCCGTCGTGTTGTTTGCGGAAGGTGGCGGTGGCCGGCCCGGCGACGAATGGCCGACGCCCGCCGGACTCGAGACCACGACGTTCACGAAGCTCGGCGGTATCAACGGCAAGGTGCCACTGGTGGGCGTGGTTTCAGGGCGTTGTTTTGCGGGCAATGCCGCGCTGCTCGGCAGCTGCGACGTCATCATCGCCGACCGTACCTCGAATATCGGCATGGGTGGCCCGGCGATGATCGAGGGGGGCGGTCTCGGTGTGTTTCGCCCCGAGGACATCGGCCCCGTCGACGTCCAGGCGCCGAACGGCGTGATCGACGTGCTGGTCGAGGACGAGGCGGAGGGCGTTGCCGCTGCCAAGAAGTATCTCGGCTATTTCCAGGGGCGGACCGGTGACTGGTCATGCGCTGACCAGCGCCTGTTGCGCCACGCCGTGCCAGAAAACCGGCTGCGCGCCTACGACGTCCGGCCGATCATCGAGACGCTTGCGGATGCAGGCTCCGTGCTCGAACTGCGCCCATCCTTCGGGCGCGGCATGATCACGGCGTTCGCCCGCATCGAGGGCACCCCGGTTGGCCTGATCGCAAACGATTCACGTCACTTGGGCGGTGCGATCGATGCCGACGGCGGTGACAAGGCGGCGCGATTCATTCAGCTATGCGACGGGTTTGGCATTCCCATCGTGTCGCTCTGCGACACGCCGGGCATGATGGTGGGGCCGGAGGTCGAGAAGACCGCCCAGGTGCGGCACGTCTCGCGCGTCTTCGTGGCAGCATCCCGGGCAACGGTGCCGTACTTCACCGTCGTGCTGCGCAAGGCCTACGGGCTCGGGGCGCTGGCGATGGCCGGTGGATCGAGCCAGATGTCGTTCTTCATGGTGGCATGGCCCAGCGCCGAGTTCGGCGCCATGGGGCTCGAAGGCGCGGTGAAGCTCGCCTATCGGAAGGAGCTCGCTGCAATCGAGGATCCGGCTGCAAGAAAAGCCTGGTTCGACCAGATGGTCGCCAAGTCCTACGAGGACAACAAGGCGCTCAGCGGCGCGACCTTCCTTGAGGTCGACGATGTCATCGATCCCTGCGCGACCCGGCGCTGGATTGTCCGCGGGCTCAAGGCGTCGATGCAGCCGGGCCGCTTCAGCGAGAGACGAACGACGCGCGTCGATCTGTGGTGA
- a CDS encoding AMP-binding protein, translating into MTKSESDTRYLRSEEAYLAHVRSLQAAVWPSGVPKEPVFPLGRRPLTHYLREWARRQPDKAAVLFYGRAMSYAELDRLSDRFAALLNRLGARKGDRVAVFLPNCPQFYVCFFGILKAGCVHVPVNPMFTRPELAYEINDTQARIVVAHDQLAALVEEVRQECGVEHLVVTSFGDALGAEPEGPLPPALTAPRVAIANSIDLMGALAKETAAPPQVDVGIDDIAALNYTGGTTGMPKGCVHSQFDMLFTGAVMGSVSMTVTSEDVVINFWPIFWMAGEDLGIILPMVTGATCVLMARWDAQAYMYAVQRYRATISNMVVDNAVEIMSRTDARDFDLSSLREVMVASFVKKLNPVFRDGWRKLTGTTLREAAWGMTETHSYDAFNRGWQDDDRDLKQRQIFCGIPVPQTDFKIMEFGSDRLLPLGEEGELCVRTPSLLKGYWNKPDATAEGLVNGWLRTGDIGMISEQGTIHFLGRRKEMLKVKGMSVFPSEIEAALGQHPDVTGSGVIGRVDDTRGQVPVAFVTVLPERKGTTTAEVLAAFCRERLAVYKIPEIRIVDTLPMTATGKVKKEELAQLYG; encoded by the coding sequence ATGACAAAAAGCGAATCCGACACACGCTACCTCCGCAGCGAAGAAGCCTATCTGGCTCACGTTCGCAGCCTGCAGGCTGCGGTCTGGCCGAGCGGCGTTCCCAAGGAGCCGGTGTTTCCTCTCGGGCGCCGGCCGTTGACGCACTACCTTCGCGAATGGGCGCGGCGGCAGCCGGACAAGGCGGCAGTGCTGTTCTACGGCCGGGCCATGAGCTACGCCGAACTCGACCGCCTCAGCGACCGCTTTGCCGCTCTCCTGAACCGTCTCGGCGCGCGCAAGGGCGACCGGGTTGCGGTGTTCCTGCCGAACTGCCCGCAGTTCTACGTTTGCTTCTTCGGCATCCTGAAGGCCGGCTGTGTCCACGTGCCGGTGAACCCGATGTTCACCCGGCCCGAGCTGGCCTACGAGATCAACGATACGCAGGCGCGCATCGTGGTCGCGCACGATCAGCTTGCCGCTCTCGTCGAGGAGGTCCGGCAAGAGTGTGGCGTCGAGCATTTGGTCGTCACCAGCTTTGGCGATGCGCTGGGTGCCGAGCCGGAAGGGCCGCTGCCGCCCGCACTGACGGCGCCGCGGGTTGCGATCGCCAATTCGATCGACCTCATGGGCGCGCTCGCAAAGGAGACCGCCGCGCCGCCGCAAGTGGATGTCGGCATCGACGATATCGCGGCCCTGAATTACACGGGCGGCACCACCGGCATGCCGAAGGGCTGCGTTCATTCGCAGTTCGACATGCTGTTTACGGGCGCCGTCATGGGGTCCGTTTCGATGACGGTCACTTCCGAAGACGTGGTCATCAATTTCTGGCCGATCTTCTGGATGGCGGGCGAGGACCTCGGCATCATCCTGCCGATGGTGACGGGCGCGACCTGCGTGTTGATGGCCCGCTGGGATGCGCAGGCCTACATGTATGCCGTGCAGCGCTATCGCGCGACGATCTCGAACATGGTCGTGGACAATGCGGTCGAGATCATGAGCCGAACCGATGCGCGCGACTTTGACCTCAGCTCGCTGCGGGAAGTGATGGTGGCGTCGTTCGTCAAGAAGCTCAATCCGGTCTTCCGCGATGGCTGGCGCAAGCTCACGGGCACGACCCTGCGCGAAGCGGCCTGGGGGATGACGGAGACGCATTCCTACGACGCCTTCAATCGCGGCTGGCAGGATGACGATCGCGATCTCAAGCAGCGTCAGATCTTCTGCGGCATTCCGGTGCCGCAGACCGATTTCAAGATTATGGAATTCGGATCGGACAGGCTGCTGCCGCTCGGCGAGGAGGGCGAGTTGTGCGTACGTACGCCCTCGCTCTTGAAGGGCTATTGGAACAAGCCGGATGCAACGGCCGAAGGCCTCGTCAACGGCTGGCTGCGGACCGGCGATATCGGAATGATCTCGGAGCAAGGCACTATCCATTTCCTCGGCCGGCGCAAGGAGATGCTGAAGGTGAAGGGCATGAGCGTCTTTCCGTCGGAGATCGAGGCCGCCCTCGGCCAGCATCCGGACGTGACAGGGAGCGGTGTGATCGGGCGGGTGGACGACACTCGCGGGCAGGTGCCGGTCGCCTTCGTTACCGTGTTGCCGGAGCGCAAGGGCACGACGACTGCCGAGGTGCTTGCTGCCTTCTGCCGGGAGCGCCTTGCGGTCTACAAGATCCCGGAGATCCGGATCGTCGACACGTTGCCGATGACGGCGACCGGCAAGGTCAAAAAGGAAGAACTCGCTCAGCTTTATGGCTGA
- a CDS encoding ABC transporter substrate-binding protein produces the protein MSAASAQDKPVKIGILNDQASVYSAITGPGSVAAARLAIEDMGGTLLGKPIEIVSADHGHKPDVGSVIARRWFDTEGVDAIFDIYSSGVALAVQGIAEQKNKLLVVSMASSRDISGKSCSPNGMQWANDGYEVANLTIKGASDGKPTSWFFLTVDYAAGHSIERDSQKMIEKSGGKFVGAVRFPLNTPDFSSFLLQAQNSGAKNIGFIGGGADMTNAIKQTAEFGIERTGQRFVPFSLTTVDIDALGNEATQGMPLVLSYYWDENDQTKAFAARFKKAFGKMPSDPQANVYSAVLHYLKSVKAAGTTDTTAVLTKMKETPVEDLFTSGARIREDGRLMRDVYYAEAKKPGTMSGATDLITLVKKMPGSEAFIPVSESECKAFKK, from the coding sequence ATGAGCGCTGCTTCGGCCCAAGACAAGCCCGTCAAGATCGGCATTTTGAACGATCAGGCCTCGGTCTATTCCGCCATCACCGGACCGGGATCGGTCGCGGCCGCTCGCCTCGCAATTGAAGACATGGGCGGCACCCTGCTCGGCAAGCCGATCGAGATAGTCTCCGCTGACCACGGACACAAGCCGGATGTCGGCTCGGTCATCGCCCGGCGCTGGTTCGACACCGAAGGCGTGGATGCGATCTTCGACATCTACAGCTCCGGCGTGGCGCTCGCCGTGCAGGGCATCGCAGAGCAGAAGAACAAGCTGCTGGTCGTCTCCATGGCGTCGAGCCGCGACATCAGCGGTAAGTCCTGCTCGCCTAACGGCATGCAGTGGGCCAATGACGGATACGAAGTCGCTAACCTCACGATCAAGGGTGCCTCCGACGGCAAGCCGACGTCCTGGTTCTTCCTGACGGTTGACTACGCGGCCGGTCACTCGATCGAGCGCGACTCCCAGAAGATGATCGAGAAAAGTGGCGGCAAGTTCGTCGGCGCGGTGCGCTTCCCGCTCAACACGCCGGATTTCAGCTCGTTCCTGCTGCAGGCGCAGAACTCGGGCGCCAAGAACATCGGTTTCATCGGCGGCGGCGCCGACATGACCAACGCGATCAAGCAGACCGCCGAGTTCGGCATCGAACGCACCGGCCAGCGCTTCGTGCCGTTCTCGCTGACGACGGTCGATATCGACGCGCTCGGCAACGAGGCGACGCAGGGCATGCCGCTGGTCCTGAGCTATTATTGGGACGAGAACGACCAGACCAAGGCTTTCGCCGCGCGCTTCAAGAAGGCTTTCGGCAAGATGCCGAGCGATCCGCAGGCCAACGTCTACAGCGCGGTCCTGCACTATCTGAAGTCGGTGAAGGCGGCCGGGACGACGGATACGACGGCGGTGCTGACGAAGATGAAGGAGACGCCGGTCGAGGATCTCTTCACCTCGGGCGCCCGTATCCGCGAGGACGGACGCCTGATGCGCGACGTCTACTATGCCGAAGCGAAGAAGCCGGGAACGATGAGCGGCGCCACCGACCTGATCACGCTTGTCAAGAAGATGCCGGGATCGGAAGCCTTCATCCCGGTCAGCGAAAGCGAATGCAAGGCGTTCAAGAAGTAA
- a CDS encoding aminotransferase-like domain-containing protein — MPSGKHSGPDFLIESSGSIWLLSPHGYTAERPSDTVPIWRHCVARAPNERDRGATLAGGLANRLRAQILSGALPEGARLPSIRKAAAGFKVSKNTVVEAYDRLVLDRLITAKAGSGFVITYRGDDGGRPKHVSEAVDIASLLNAQLSQNFEIRVGDGRPPASWTEHSEIKRYLGSNGRMLPADADAYGSALGFLPLRQQIASRLQAQQVSVKDDGLLLTFGANHALDLVIRAMLSRGDTVLVDEPGYYPLFAKLTLAQVRIVGVRRTPEGPDVDDLTAKIQTERPKLFFTQSIGHNPTGGSITLPAAHAVLNAAARSNLVIVEDDPFADLPLGTVNRLATLDQLDNVISIGTFSKTLSASLRSGFIAARSDRIATLAELKMLTTVNSSGHVERLLHRLLAEGHYDRHLKRLGQRTEAAASRVQADLMRTGHRIFSSAKAGYYVYLLLPEGVDDMKLARDGAKESIFIAPGSLFCLDKNSSLARAIRINIARADNPKFYEFLLRQL; from the coding sequence GTGCCCTCCGGCAAGCATTCCGGCCCGGACTTCCTCATTGAATCGTCGGGCAGCATCTGGTTACTGTCTCCTCATGGGTACACCGCCGAGCGACCGTCAGATACTGTACCCATCTGGAGACATTGCGTGGCGCGAGCGCCGAATGAACGCGACCGCGGAGCGACCCTCGCCGGCGGATTGGCCAATCGGCTACGGGCGCAGATCCTATCCGGAGCGTTGCCCGAAGGGGCCCGCCTGCCCTCGATCAGAAAGGCGGCCGCAGGATTCAAGGTTTCCAAGAATACGGTCGTTGAAGCTTATGATCGACTGGTGCTCGATCGGCTCATCACCGCCAAAGCGGGATCAGGCTTCGTCATAACCTATCGCGGCGACGACGGCGGAAGACCAAAGCACGTCTCGGAAGCCGTCGATATCGCTTCGCTGCTGAACGCGCAGCTCTCGCAGAACTTCGAGATCCGGGTCGGCGATGGGCGGCCGCCCGCATCGTGGACCGAGCACTCCGAGATCAAGCGCTATCTCGGCAGCAACGGGCGGATGCTGCCGGCTGACGCCGATGCCTATGGATCAGCGCTCGGTTTCCTTCCGCTCAGACAGCAGATCGCATCACGTCTGCAGGCGCAGCAGGTTTCCGTCAAGGACGATGGACTGCTGCTGACCTTCGGCGCAAACCATGCGCTGGACCTCGTGATCCGAGCGATGCTGTCACGAGGCGATACCGTGCTGGTCGACGAGCCCGGCTATTATCCGCTGTTCGCAAAACTCACATTGGCGCAGGTCCGGATCGTCGGCGTCCGCCGGACGCCGGAGGGACCCGATGTCGACGACCTCACGGCCAAGATACAAACCGAGCGCCCGAAGCTGTTCTTCACGCAGTCGATCGGTCACAATCCGACCGGCGGCTCGATCACCCTGCCTGCGGCACATGCAGTGCTCAACGCGGCCGCGCGATCGAACCTCGTGATCGTCGAAGACGATCCGTTTGCCGACCTCCCCCTCGGCACGGTCAACCGGCTGGCCACGCTCGACCAACTCGACAATGTCATATCCATCGGGACTTTCTCGAAAACACTATCGGCGAGCCTTAGGTCCGGTTTCATAGCAGCCCGCAGCGATCGCATTGCGACGCTCGCGGAGCTCAAGATGCTGACCACGGTCAACAGCTCGGGCCATGTCGAACGCCTGCTCCACCGCCTGCTCGCAGAAGGCCACTACGACCGGCATCTAAAGAGACTCGGGCAACGGACCGAAGCGGCGGCGAGCCGGGTTCAGGCCGATCTGATGCGGACAGGCCATCGGATCTTTTCAAGTGCCAAGGCTGGCTACTACGTCTATCTGCTGCTCCCGGAAGGCGTGGACGACATGAAACTTGCGCGCGACGGCGCGAAGGAAAGCATCTTCATCGCGCCCGGAAGCTTGTTCTGCCTGGACAAGAACAGCTCACTCGCCAGAGCCATCCGGATCAACATCGCACGAGCCGACAACCCGAAGTTCTACGAATTTCTGCTGCGCCAATTGTAA